From the genome of Francisella tularensis subsp. tularensis:
CTCTAGCTTGGTAGCGATAACTTAAAAGCTCTTGGATATCCGGCTTGACACCTTTATAACTTTTCATCTAGGCTAATCTCTACGGGATAGGCACTGCCTTTAGTAACTCGGTAATCACATCATCACTGCTTACACCATCAACATCAGCCTCAAAAGTTAATAGTATCCTATGGCGCAAGACTTCATAAATTACCGCGTGAACATCACTAGGAGAGACATAATCATTACCTGAAAGCCACGCGTGTGCTCTTGCTGCTCTATCTAAAGCTATAGTACCTCTAGGACTAGAACCAAATGCAATCCATTTTTTGATGTTTTGATTGTATTTTGCTGGATCTCTAGTTGCTAATATTAGCTCAATAATATATTGCTCTAATGCTTGAGAAACTTGGATATTTAATACTTCTTTTTGTGCTTTAAAGATAGTTTCTTGGTGAATATTAGTATGTTTTAGTTTATGTCCTAACGCCTCACCACGACTTATAGCCAAGATTTTTGCCTCTGTTTTAGGATCAGGATATTCAATTTTAACAAATAACATAAATCTATCTAGTTGCGCTTCAGGAAGTGGATAGGTTCCTTCTTGCTCAATAGGGTTTTGTGTCGCCATCACCATAAATAAGTTAGATAATGGATAAGTTTTTTTACCAACTGTTATTTGCTTTTCGCCCATTGCTTCAAGAAGTGCAGATTGTACCTTGGCAGGAGCCCTGTTAATCTCATCAGCAAGTAATAAGTTATGAAATAATGGCCCAGACTGAAATTCAAAGCTTTGTTGCTGTGGTATATAAATCTCTGTACCTGTCAAATCCGCAGGTAAAAGATCTGGTGTGAATTGTACACGATGATATGAGCAATCTATACTCTCAGATAATGTTTTAATAGCCGTTGTCTTAGCTAAACCAGGCGCCCCCTCTACAAGTAAGTGCCCTCCGGCTAATAAAGCGATTAATAGACGTTTGTTAAGGTTCTCTTGACCTACAACACGGTTGTTTAAAAACTCTAATAATTCTTGAAAATGATTATATACCGACACAGATTTACTCCAAAATCTTAAAGTACCTTTGTAGAGTATAGAGTCTGTTATTAGTTTTTCAAGAGCTTAACTCTGATATAGTTAATTTACAAAGGCTAAATACTATTATAAAATCTAAACATTAAACTATAAATCAAGCAATACAATGAAAAAAATCAAACTTTTAGCTGCATATACATTAGCTACACTTACCCTAGTTAGCTGCTCAAATAATGCTAGTCTTTCTAATGATTTAAATTCAGCAGGTGATTCTATTGTCAGATTTGTAAACGGTACATTTTATGCTGAAATTTACAATACTAGTTTACAAAGCGTTTATAATGCTACACTACTAGCACTAAATAACAGCAATATCTATAGCGTAAAGAATAACACCATCAATAGTAAAGATGCTGAAATCACTGGTACTTATGCTACAGATAAAAATTTCTTTAATAAGTCTGGACAAGATGATTTTGCTATTAGACTTGTTAAAGGCAACCAAGACACTATTAACTTATTTATCAAAATAGGCAAACTTGGTGATAAGCAAGCATCTGTTGACCTACTTGCAAACATCCAAACTAACTTAGGTATATAATTATCAATGTCTTTAAAAATCCCTAAAGTATTATCTATCCAATCTCATGTCGCCTATGGCTATGCCGGTAATAAAGCAGCAGTTTTCCCAATGCAGAAACTAGGCATAGAAGTTTCGCCAATATACACAGTACAGCTATCAAACCATACTCAGTATGATTTTTATAAAGGATCTTTCTTTAGTGCTGAAGATATCCAAAATGTTATCGATGGTATGATAGCAAATGGTTTTTTAGCACAACAAAATGCCATCTTATCTGGATATATTGGTAACTTAGAGATTGCCAAGGTTATTGCAAATACTGTTATAGAGCTTAAAAAGTTAAACAGCGATAGTTTATATTGCTGTGACCCTGTCTTTGGTGACAAGCATGATGAAGATGAAAACGGCCATATTTTTGCATCTGCTGATCACCCTAATATTTTTTTAAGCCACTTATTGCCTTTAGCCGATATTATCACGCCTAATCTATTCGAGCTTAGTGTTTTAAGTGATTCTCAAATATGTAATTATGATGATATCATTACAGCTTGTAAAAAGCTTATTAGCAAAACAGGAAATCATAACCAAATAATAATCGTAACCAGCGTATCATTTAGTAAAGATAAAACTGGTATAGCCATATACCACCATGGTAACTTCTCATATCTTGAATCTCCTAAATACAAGGTTCAACCTAAGGTTAGCGGCTCCGGCGATATTACAGCAGCAATGTTTTTAAGTTATCTGTTAAAAGGTAAAAACTTAGATGAAACTCTCAAAGCAGTAACACAGTGCTTAGATGGTATCTTTAGGACAACTTATCAATTAAACACGGATGAGCTAGCATTAATTCAAGCACAGGAGTATATTAGATAATGGATCGCTATAGTAAAATTACAAATGTGCATATGTACAAGAGAGAAATTGTACTGCTTAAAAGTCGTCCGTGTGCTTACGGCAAATGTACATTTTGTGACTATATTTTAGATAACTCTAGAAATATTGATGAGATCAATGCGGTAAATTTTGAAGTTTTAGCGAATGTCACTGGCGAATTTGGCATCTTAGAAGTAATTAATTCTGGTAATGTTTTTGAACTTCCTCAAGCTACTAAACAGCGCATCAAAGAAATAATAAAACAAAAAAATATTAAGCTACTTTTTGTTGAAGCACACTGGATGTATAAAGACCATCTGCACAAAATTAAAGATATATTTGAGACGGATATCT
Proteins encoded in this window:
- a CDS encoding AAA family ATPase — translated: MSVYNHFQELLEFLNNRVVGQENLNKRLLIALLAGGHLLVEGAPGLAKTTAIKTLSESIDCSYHRVQFTPDLLPADLTGTEIYIPQQQSFEFQSGPLFHNLLLADEINRAPAKVQSALLEAMGEKQITVGKKTYPLSNLFMVMATQNPIEQEGTYPLPEAQLDRFMLFVKIEYPDPKTEAKILAISRGEALGHKLKHTNIHQETIFKAQKEVLNIQVSQALEQYIIELILATRDPAKYNQNIKKWIAFGSSPRGTIALDRAARAHAWLSGNDYVSPSDVHAVIYEVLRHRILLTFEADVDGVSSDDVITELLKAVPIP
- a CDS encoding DUF3568 family protein; the protein is MKKIKLLAAYTLATLTLVSCSNNASLSNDLNSAGDSIVRFVNGTFYAEIYNTSLQSVYNATLLALNNSNIYSVKNNTINSKDAEITGTYATDKNFFNKSGQDDFAIRLVKGNQDTINLFIKIGKLGDKQASVDLLANIQTNLGI
- a CDS encoding radical SAM protein, yielding MDRYSKITNVHMYKREIVLLKSRPCAYGKCTFCDYILDNSRNIDEINAVNFEVLANVTGEFGILEVINSGNVFELPQATKQRIKEIIKQKNIKLLFVEAHWMYKDHLHKIKDIFETDIFIKTGLESFDNDFREKLLNKGFYHDSPAQLSQLFDSVCLLIGVKGQTKEIIKRDIEIAKKYFKHTTLNLYVNNTTTIKADEELKSWFLEEYKELFKDPQFEILVSNTDFGVGD
- the pdxY gene encoding pyridoxal kinase, with product MSLKIPKVLSIQSHVAYGYAGNKAAVFPMQKLGIEVSPIYTVQLSNHTQYDFYKGSFFSAEDIQNVIDGMIANGFLAQQNAILSGYIGNLEIAKVIANTVIELKKLNSDSLYCCDPVFGDKHDEDENGHIFASADHPNIFLSHLLPLADIITPNLFELSVLSDSQICNYDDIITACKKLISKTGNHNQIIIVTSVSFSKDKTGIAIYHHGNFSYLESPKYKVQPKVSGSGDITAAMFLSYLLKGKNLDETLKAVTQCLDGIFRTTYQLNTDELALIQAQEYIR